tcaccgttcgtgagtaatctcatcgtaggcttgctggacggtgatgggttggatgagatctatcatgtaatcgagttagttttgacggggattgatccctagtatccactatgttctgagattgatgttgctactactttgccatgcttaatgcttgtcactagggcccgagtgccatgatttcagatctgaacctattatgttgtcgccaatatatgtgtgttttagatcctatcttgcaagttgtagtcacctactatgtgttatgacccggcaaccccggagtaacaatagccggaaccactcccggagatgaccatagtatgaggagttcatgtattcaccaagtgttaatgtgttggttcggttcttttttaaaaggagaaccttaatatcccgtagttttcattaggaccccgttgccgcgggagggatggacaatagatgtgatgcaagttcttttccctaagcatgcatgactacatacggaatacatgcctacattagattgacgaacgggagctagttacttatctctccgtgttataactgttgcatgatgaatcacatctggcataatcatccatcaccgatccaatgcctacgagtcttttactactggtccttgctacgttactttgccgctactactgtcactgctgctactgttactctgttgctactgctgtcactttgctgctactggttactgttgctactgctgctatcatactaccttgctactgatactttgctgctactgttttcactttgctgctactggttactattgctactgctgctatcatactaccttgctactaatactttgctgtagacactaaatctttcaggtgtggttgaattaacaactcagctgctaatacttgagaatattctttcgcttccccttgagttgaatcaataaatttgggttgaatactctaccctcgaaaactgttgcgatcccctatacttgggtTATCAGCGATGGAAAGGGCCTATGGTTGGATAACTAACTCTTGATGTGGGGCGTGTTCCGGTCAAAATGCAACTTGCACACATCCCCTGCATCTATACATTGTAAGCACATCTGAACGGTCGTATTCTAGAGTACATGTTAAGATCAGAATGATCTCAATCAAAAATATATGGTTGTAAGAATCAAGTCCTTGTACCCATGCCTATTTTTATTATAAATGTTTTATGTTGCAAATTGATGACGACCCAGTCTAAAAACTGGAATTTAATACTCTCACGAAAGCTTGGTAGAAACCCTTGTGACAAGTGCACGTTCTCTCGTGGGTTTGATAAATCAAGGTCACTCCTTGGAGAAAGAAGTTGAGAACATTTCTTCCATCCCTTACCGGATCACCAAAGGGACTCATCGTGTGCCCGTCTCAACACGGACCTCACAGTCCACACCACCAACATCTGATGATGTCGGAGCATGACCGTTCTCTGAAGGAGGTTGTAAAGGGATGCTCATTGCAGGACGCTCGCCGTGCGTCCTTGTAGATGGTCGTAGTAGGAAGGAGGGATGGGAGAGTTGCAACACGGCGGGAGAGAGGTTGGGCCGAGCATGGCAACAAAAATGGCAAACACAAAGAGATTGGGGTGGGATCTGCGAGCGAGCAAGGCGGGCTACCAAACGCTCGACCAGTCGACCGTATACAATCGTTTACCAATTCTTTTAATGCATTCGGGAAAGGAGGGCTCGGGAATCAATTACGGCTTTGCGTTTGCTATTTTATGAAAACCAACGTGAGTGAGAAGGTAAAAAAAATGACGGATGCGTGTTCGAGCATGGGAGTGGGTTGACGAAGGTCTTAGGCAGGAaaaggaactttatttataattaAAAAAGTAGAGATTTTTGTATTGATTCTTGTATAGCCAATGTTAAAGCAAGGTTATGAAATTCCCCACACACATAAAATGCAACGTTATGAAATCGATTATTTTACAAAGAGGGATAGACTGTTCCGCACGGAGACTCGTCTAGTCGCTATTTAAAAGGAAGGCGCGTATTTTAGTTTCCATAGCTGATAGCGTGACACCACATGGGCAGATAAAGCAAAGACAAAAAAATCAAGCAAAGAATCACAGTCGGCCCAGGGCCGTCAGTGACACAAATAAAGAATGCGGCATGTGCATCGTTGTTAAAAGTCGCATAGCGTAGCGTAGGGGCGCGAACCTCCTCAACTCTCGCTCCACACGAAAGCCCACAAAGCCGAAACTCTCTCTCGAGAGAGAGAGACAGCAGCCCAGGAAAACAAGTCGCCCGTCCAGATCCCCCCAAGTCCACCCATCCGAGATCCCAAATCCCACCCGGACCGaagccatggccggcggcgacgaggaggccacgacggcgctgctgctgccgccgccggCGGGGTCGGCGGAGGCGGAGCGCCCGCCTCCCCCGCCGCCCGACCGGCTCGGGGCCGGCTACCTCATCTTCTTCACGCTCGGCGCCGGGTTCCTGCTCCCCTGGAACGCCTACATCACCGCCGTCGACTACTTCTCCTACCTCTACCCGGGCGCGCCCGTCGACCGCGTCTTCTCCGTCTCCTACATGCTCTCCTGCCTCCTCCCGCTGCTCCTCATCGTGCTCGTCTTCCCCAAGTCCAGCGCCCCCGCCCGCATCAACACCGGCCTCACCCTCTTCACGCTCGCGCTCCTCGTCGTGCCCGTCATGGACGCCGTCTACGTCAAGGGCACGCCCCGCCTCTACGGCGCCTTCGACGTCACCGTCGCCGCCACCGTCATGTGCGGCGTCGCCGACGCGCTCGTGCAGGGCGGCGTCATCGGCTTCGCCGGGGAGCTCCCCGAGCGCTACATGCAGGCCGTCGTCGCCGGAACTGCCGCTTCAGGTGCCTCCTGTCTGTTTCTTTCTTTTGGCACTTTAGTTTCTGCCCAGTCGTGTTCTGTAGCACTTCTCTGAATTGCCCCTAGGAAGTAGGAACTGGTCTGGGCGTTCGTTCAGAAATCAGGCACCAGATTGACATATCCAGCTGACAAGAGTTTGAGAGTAGAAACTGTAAAATCTCTTAGATTAGAACCAAAGAAGCGTTTTCAATTTTCAGTGGAGCATATACAGGTTGTTCTTCACCGACTTTAGAACTTGCAAGGACCAGACGAATCTACTTACTTGATAGTACATTCTTTATCAAAGTTAGGATGCATATAGGATTTATGTGAGTGATCGGTCGATGCTAATGCTAGTGCATTGTCTTCATGATGATTTGTGTTCCACAGGTGTACTTGTCTCGGCACTTCGAGTGATCACAAAAGCGAGCTTCCCTCAGGACGCCCCTGGGCTAAGGCAAAGCGCAATCCTGTACTTCATGGTTGGCATGGTGGTCATGATTATCTGCATAGTGTGCTACAACGTGGCGCGCAGGCTTCCCGTCGTGGTGTACTACAAGAACATCAAGCAGAGGTCTCAGAAGGCGGAGGTGGGCGGCGGCATGACAGGGCCTGCCTGGAGGTCAACCCTGTGGAGCATCGTCGGGAGAGTGAAGTGGTACGGTATAGGAGTCGTTCTCATCTACGCGGTCACCCTCTCCATATTCCCGGGATACATCACCGAGGACGTGCACTCGGAGACGCTCAAGGACTGGTACCCCATCATGCTCATCAGCGCCTACAACGTGTTTGATCTCATCGGCAAGTGCCTGCCAGCCCTCTACCTCCTGCAGAACTCTAATGTTGCGGTTGCTGGTTCGTTTGCGAGGCTCCTGTTCTACCCCCTCTTCTATGGCTGCCTGCACGGACCCAGCTTCTTCCGCACCGAGGTCCCTGTCACCATGCTGACATGCCTTCTCGGGCTCACCAACGGGTACCTGACCTCCGTGCTCATGATCCTTGCGCCCAAGGCCGTGCCCATACACCACTCCGAGACCGCCGGGATCGTCATAGTGCTGTTCCTTGTGGTTGGGCTGGTCATCGGTTCGTTTGTCGCTTGGTTTTGGGTCATCTGAATGCATGGGGCCCCTGCCATCCGCCGATGTATTTCATATCTGTGTACCATAGCACGATCTTCTTGCTGATGCTTCATTTTGCCCACCAAAGGGTATGTAATTTGTTAGTTTAACACACTGTGCAAATGTATGTAAATTTCCATTTCATGAAAAGG
This genomic stretch from Hordeum vulgare subsp. vulgare chromosome 6H, MorexV3_pseudomolecules_assembly, whole genome shotgun sequence harbors:
- the LOC123404225 gene encoding equilibrative nucleotide transporter 1 — its product is MAGGDEEATTALLLPPPAGSAEAERPPPPPPDRLGAGYLIFFTLGAGFLLPWNAYITAVDYFSYLYPGAPVDRVFSVSYMLSCLLPLLLIVLVFPKSSAPARINTGLTLFTLALLVVPVMDAVYVKGTPRLYGAFDVTVAATVMCGVADALVQGGVIGFAGELPERYMQAVVAGTAASGVLVSALRVITKASFPQDAPGLRQSAILYFMVGMVVMIICIVCYNVARRLPVVVYYKNIKQRSQKAEVGGGMTGPAWRSTLWSIVGRVKWYGIGVVLIYAVTLSIFPGYITEDVHSETLKDWYPIMLISAYNVFDLIGKCLPALYLLQNSNVAVAGSFARLLFYPLFYGCLHGPSFFRTEVPVTMLTCLLGLTNGYLTSVLMILAPKAVPIHHSETAGIVIVLFLVVGLVIGSFVAWFWVI